Below is a window of Thermanaerothrix sp. DNA.
CCTGTCCCTCCACAAGGGGGACGGGAAAAAGGCCTTCTACCTCCTGAGGGAGGACGGAAGCCCCTTGCCCAGCGGGGATTACGAGGTAAGCGTCATGTGGGGAATTCGCCGCCTTGGGTCCGTGAGGTTCCGGGTCCTGTGACCTTAATGCCGATGCCGCCAAGGAAAGCCTTTCGCCGCCATGGGCTTTAAGTTCTCGCCCCCCGCCGAGGAGCGCCGCTGCGGCGTCCCGGCGGACCTTGGGGTTTTGTATAGGCCGCATTGTTGAATTTGATATCGATGAAAGGGAGGAGATTAAGCTGAAGTTTTTTCTTGATACCGCAAACCTGGAGGAGATCCGGTCCGCCATATCCATGGGGGTTATAAGCGGGGTGACCACCAACCCCACCCTGGTGGCCCGGGAGGGGGTAAGGGACTTCCACTCCCACGTGAAGAAGATAGCCCAGATGGTGGACGGCCCCGTGAGCGCCGAGGTCATATCCTTGGAGGCGGAGGGCATGGTGGCGGAGGCCCGGGAGCTGGCGGCTCTGAGGGACAACGTGGTCATAAAGATCCCCATGACCCCGGAGGGCATGAGGGCGGTCAAGGTGCTGTCCTCCGAGGGCATAAGGACCAACGTGACGCTGGTGTTCTCCCCTCAGCAGGCCCTTCTGGCCGCGGCGGCGGGGGCCTCCTACGTGAGCCCCTTCGTGGGAAGGCTGGATGACATCGGGGAGGACGGCATAGGCTTGGTGCGGGACGTGGCGGAGGTGTTCTCCGTCCACAACATAGAGACCGAGATAATAGCCGCCAGCTTGAGGCACCCCAAGCACGTGTTCGATTCTGCCGTCGCGGGGGCCCACATCGCCACGGTGCCCTACAAGGTGCTTGGGGACCTCTTCAAGCACCCCCTGACCGACCAGGGGATACAGCGGTTCCTCAAGGACTGGCAGGAGCTGTCGAAGGACAATGGATGATCTGCTGATGGAGGCCCGTCCCGAGGAGGCCCCAGCGGAGGAGAATAAGGCGAAGGAGGAGGTCCGGGAGCCCAAGAGGGCGGGCCGCTCCAAAAGAAGCCAGCCCCAGGCCCCAAAGCTCTCCTTCACCAAGCTCAGCTCCATGGGAGTGACGGAACTTAGGAAGCTGGCCAGGGAGGCTGGGGTGTCGGGTTTCTCCTCCATGAAGAAGGACGACCTGGTCCTGGCGGTCCTCAAGGCCCACTCGGAAAAGCAGGGCCAGCGGTTAGGCGGGGGCACCCTGGAGTGCATGACCGACGGCTACGGCTTCCTGCGGGGTCCGGGACTTCTTCCCGCCCCGGGGGACATATACGTGTCCCCCTCCCAGATAAAGCGCTTTGGCCTGAGGAACGGAGACCTCGTGTGGGGGGTCGTCCGGCCCCCTAAGGATCAGGAGCACTACGAAGCCCTGGTTAGGGTGGAGACCGTTAACTACCAGGACCCGGAGTCTTTACGCTCCCGCCCCGCCTTCGAGTCCCTGACCCCCATATTCCCGGACCGGCGGCTCAGACTGGAGACCACCCCCCAGGAGATATCCACCCGGCTCATAGACCTCTTCGCCCCCATAGGCAAGGGGCAGAGGGCCCTCATAGTCTCCCCCCCAAAGGCGGGAAAGACCACGCTCCTTAAGAAGATCGCCAATGCGGTGACCCATAACCACCCGGAGGTCACCCTCATGGTGCTCCTGATCGATGAGCGCCCCGAGGAGGTGACCGACATGGCCCGGTCCGTTAAGGGGGAGATCATAGCCTCTACCTTCGACAGGCCATCGGACGAGCACATAAGGGTCGCCTCCCTGGCCCTTGAGAAGGCCAAGCGGCTGGTGGAGGCCAAGAGGGACGTGGTGCTGCTTCTGGACTCCATAACCCGGCTCGCCAGGGCATCCAACCTGGTGGTGCCTCCCTCCGGCAGGACCCTATCGGGAGGCATGGACCCCGCGGCCCTCTACTTCCCCAAGCGCTTCTTCGGGGCCGCCAGGAACATCGAGTCCGGCGGGAGCCTCACCATAATAGGCACCGCTCTGGTGGAGACCGGAAGCCGGATGGACGACGTCATATACGAGGAGTTCAAGGGCACCGGCAACATGGAGGTCCACCTGTCAAGGAAGATATCCGAGCAGCGGATATTTCCGGCGGTGGACATCACCAAGTCCGGCACCAGGAGGGAGGACCTGCTCATGGAAGAGGAGGTCCTGCAGAAGCTGTGGGTGCTCCGGCGCCGGATAGCCAACATGGACGAGGCGGAGGTGCTCTCCTTGATACTGGAGAAGCTTAAGAACACGCCTACAAACAGGGACTTCCTGGCCACCGTGAAGATGGCCTAGGTGTCCCCAAGGGAGGAGATCCTATGCTTAAACCCCGAGGACGCGGAGGCCTTTGGGTCTTCGCCGCCGCGGCCTTCGCCGCCACCGCAGCGGTATCCATTGGGGCGGCGGAGAGATCCGGCCTTTTCTGGGCTGACGTAACCGGCCAGGACGGCATGGTGGCCCCAAGCGGGTCGGGATTTTTAATGGTGGACGCCTCCGCTGCCTATGTGCCCAAGAGCGCCGAAAGGGCCGCCAAGGGCGGCGCCGACTTCGGCGTGGGCCCCTTCGACGCCCCAAGCCTTTCCGATGACGGGCTGGTCATAATGGACGCGGATCAAAAGCCCAAGGATCAGGAGGAGGCCGCTAAGGTTTGGAAGGAGGTAACCGTTCAGGAGGGGGAAAGCCTATCTGTCATAGCTCAAAGGCACGGCCTTACCGTGAAGGACCTGGTGACCGCCAACGACATAAAGGATCCAAACTCCATTCAGGAGGGGCAGGTCCTGTTCATCCCCTT
It encodes the following:
- the fsa gene encoding fructose-6-phosphate aldolase, with the protein product MGFCIGRIVEFDIDEREEIKLKFFLDTANLEEIRSAISMGVISGVTTNPTLVAREGVRDFHSHVKKIAQMVDGPVSAEVISLEAEGMVAEARELAALRDNVVIKIPMTPEGMRAVKVLSSEGIRTNVTLVFSPQQALLAAAAGASYVSPFVGRLDDIGEDGIGLVRDVAEVFSVHNIETEIIAASLRHPKHVFDSAVAGAHIATVPYKVLGDLFKHPLTDQGIQRFLKDWQELSKDNG
- the rho gene encoding transcription termination factor Rho; this encodes MDDLLMEARPEEAPAEENKAKEEVREPKRAGRSKRSQPQAPKLSFTKLSSMGVTELRKLAREAGVSGFSSMKKDDLVLAVLKAHSEKQGQRLGGGTLECMTDGYGFLRGPGLLPAPGDIYVSPSQIKRFGLRNGDLVWGVVRPPKDQEHYEALVRVETVNYQDPESLRSRPAFESLTPIFPDRRLRLETTPQEISTRLIDLFAPIGKGQRALIVSPPKAGKTTLLKKIANAVTHNHPEVTLMVLLIDERPEEVTDMARSVKGEIIASTFDRPSDEHIRVASLALEKAKRLVEAKRDVVLLLDSITRLARASNLVVPPSGRTLSGGMDPAALYFPKRFFGAARNIESGGSLTIIGTALVETGSRMDDVIYEEFKGTGNMEVHLSRKISEQRIFPAVDITKSGTRREDLLMEEEVLQKLWVLRRRIANMDEAEVLSLILEKLKNTPTNRDFLATVKMA